A part of Reinekea thalattae genomic DNA contains:
- a CDS encoding DUF1566 domain-containing protein codes for MTNHSPVSLLSSSALLVVFLSSCQTHAAVNTSSSLQLTNLAVETEQQLCYSTSKVINCGSDSRYSGQDAEYTGNQQHYIKHDNGTVSDQVTGLMWMASPDTNNDGQLTKADKLTSQQAADYCESSNFAGYNDWQLPTIKQAYSLINFQGTDTSPEARNTSKLTPFIDTNYFDFAYGNPAEGERIIDVQYATSTHYRNDEGTAMLFGVNLADGRIKAYGEKMRGVNKTYSVQCVRGNTNYGSSELVDNQNGTITDIQSGLMWAQNDSGADYDSGINYQRDINWQQSQGNSNVPLAANAKSKGAMNWVEALAYVQQMNDQAYLGYSDWRLPNVKELVSLVDYNYSPAKTQSPAIAPLFNSTPITNENGEADWAFYWSSTTHQALTPRGLRVNYASYVAFGRSLGYSKRLGGWFDVHGAGSQRSDPKTWDGTDYSNGHGPQADAIRVLNYVRLVRDANE; via the coding sequence ATGACAAATCATTCACCCGTTTCTCTTTTAAGCAGCTCGGCACTGTTAGTTGTTTTTCTTTCTAGCTGCCAAACTCATGCCGCAGTTAACACCAGTTCATCGCTACAACTGACCAACCTAGCAGTAGAAACCGAACAACAGCTTTGCTACAGCACTTCCAAGGTTATTAACTGTGGTAGCGACAGTCGCTATTCAGGCCAAGATGCCGAATACACAGGCAACCAACAGCACTATATTAAGCACGACAACGGCACGGTAAGCGACCAAGTCACGGGGCTGATGTGGATGGCCTCACCGGATACCAATAATGATGGCCAATTAACCAAAGCCGATAAGCTGACCTCGCAACAAGCTGCCGACTACTGCGAGTCGTCCAATTTTGCTGGCTATAATGATTGGCAACTACCGACGATTAAACAGGCCTATTCGTTAATTAATTTTCAGGGCACCGACACCTCACCAGAAGCGCGAAACACGTCTAAATTAACGCCCTTTATCGACACTAACTATTTTGATTTTGCCTACGGCAACCCTGCCGAAGGAGAACGCATTATCGATGTGCAGTACGCAACATCGACTCACTACCGCAACGATGAAGGCACCGCGATGCTGTTTGGGGTCAACCTTGCAGACGGTCGAATTAAGGCTTACGGCGAAAAAATGCGCGGCGTTAATAAAACCTATTCGGTTCAGTGTGTACGTGGTAACACCAACTACGGCAGCAGCGAACTGGTGGACAACCAGAATGGCACCATCACAGATATTCAGTCCGGCTTGATGTGGGCACAAAATGACAGCGGCGCGGACTACGACAGCGGCATAAACTACCAACGTGATATTAACTGGCAGCAATCTCAAGGTAATAGCAACGTACCCTTAGCGGCGAATGCAAAAAGCAAAGGCGCTATGAACTGGGTCGAAGCGCTAGCTTACGTACAGCAAATGAATGATCAGGCTTATTTAGGCTACAGCGACTGGCGCTTGCCCAATGTAAAAGAGCTCGTCAGCTTAGTGGATTACAACTATTCACCGGCAAAAACTCAATCACCGGCCATCGCCCCCCTATTTAACAGTACACCCATCACCAACGAAAACGGAGAAGCCGACTGGGCTTTCTATTGGAGCAGTACAACACACCAAGCACTGACGCCTCGCGGATTGCGAGTGAACTATGCCTCCTATGTCGCCTTTGGTCGCTCACTAGGCTACAGCAAGCGCTTAGGCGGCTGGTTTGATGTTCACGGCGCAGGCTCACAACGTAGCGATCCAAAAACTTGGGACGGAACTGACTACAGCAACGGTCACGGGCCACAAGCCGACGCCATTCGGGTACTTAATTACGTTCGTTTAGTGCGCGACGCAAACGAATAA
- a CDS encoding bifunctional diguanylate cyclase/phosphodiesterase, with translation MALTFIPRTVLIGLLFFVTYYALASLSLMLTRSGHAMALLWLPNIATGLLLIKHDLKHWPVIAIAIAAGNFLADLPYSSDLLKTSSFVCANLCQVMITGYFCRQHTRFNELINVPEEFFKAMVLSCLVAPAIAGVVISILFYMQGNYDVSNSWANWMNAKLIGGLSLFGFMVCWLNLGAKRIAQVLISPISASIFAGSVIGIYWAFNHSSEPYLLAFLLLILVSIWSFTRLAIIAATMAVMMPVLSTADSFGIENPVYLFINLGLVFLFSNLFGIKLRELRRKKNLYRDLSIEATNVYERTPMPLHSIDDNGNIVAVSDKWLELLGYRRHEVIGKKSAIFLTPESAKKAVEEVLPEFFENGYINNVNYQFIRKDGSLLDIELSAIYVEEDHGGRSYAVLNDVTRERRLAENLKEEKDLLEITVNSMGDGMVTTDANGYITFLNPVAELLTGFTQADAVGEPFENVVHLFDSDTGKTIANPTLLAIEKKARMGIPDTATLKSRSGDIFSVQDSVSPIIDDKGVVHGAVMVFQDVSETRAISEKMSYLAQHDMLTDLPNRVLFTDRLSRACSQYQRNGDGFSLLFLDLDNFKTINDTLGHSVGDKALKHVANRIKKKLRQTDTVSRIGGDEFLILLQGEMSLLETSRFCNDLLQIIGEPLVLQGRSHSIGASIGVASCPKDGEDPETLMRRADSAMYQAKDTGRHRFTLYSKEHEDALNARLKVETELRYAIENEEVRLHYQPIVEAGSFTTIYAEGLSRWTNAEGTFVPPDVFIGVAEEAQLIHKLGEMTFRQACSVLNFSRTKGNAPFNKLSINISAIELSRANFFESVQRILKEERASADWFIFEITETSLMQNPEHSLQTLHRLKSIGISIAIDDFGTGYSSLSYLKRFPVDIIKIDKEFIRDFHIDNQDRHFVSVIVQLAKMLQIKVVAEGVENSHQADALTKIGCDYLQGYYFSKAQPFQYFYDQIDAPLKSNVIQYSKATFK, from the coding sequence GTGGCTTTAACCTTTATACCTAGAACGGTCCTAATCGGACTGCTATTTTTTGTCACCTACTATGCATTGGCATCGCTGTCGCTAATGCTCACTCGATCTGGCCATGCTATGGCATTGCTATGGTTGCCTAATATCGCCACCGGCCTGTTATTGATAAAACACGACCTTAAGCACTGGCCAGTCATTGCCATCGCTATCGCTGCCGGTAATTTTTTAGCTGACCTGCCTTACTCGTCCGACTTATTAAAAACATCATCCTTTGTTTGCGCTAACCTTTGCCAAGTTATGATTACTGGCTATTTTTGCCGGCAACATACCCGCTTTAATGAATTAATTAATGTACCGGAAGAATTTTTTAAAGCGATGGTGCTCTCTTGCCTTGTAGCACCGGCCATTGCCGGCGTTGTCATTTCAATTTTGTTTTACATGCAAGGTAATTACGATGTTTCTAACAGCTGGGCAAATTGGATGAATGCCAAACTCATTGGCGGTCTTAGTTTGTTTGGCTTCATGGTTTGCTGGCTTAATCTAGGCGCGAAACGTATTGCACAGGTATTAATTAGCCCAATCAGTGCCAGTATTTTTGCGGGCTCTGTCATTGGTATTTACTGGGCATTTAACCATTCATCCGAACCCTATTTACTGGCCTTTTTATTATTAATCTTGGTCTCTATTTGGTCCTTTACACGCCTAGCCATTATCGCTGCAACAATGGCAGTGATGATGCCAGTTCTCTCTACTGCTGACAGCTTTGGCATTGAAAACCCAGTTTATCTTTTTATCAATCTCGGCTTAGTCTTTTTATTCAGCAATCTATTTGGCATAAAATTGCGCGAGTTGCGGCGTAAAAAGAACCTCTATCGCGATCTATCGATTGAAGCCACCAACGTTTACGAGCGAACACCGATGCCACTTCATTCTATCGATGACAATGGCAACATTGTCGCAGTCAGTGACAAGTGGCTAGAACTGTTAGGCTATCGTCGGCATGAAGTTATCGGAAAAAAATCGGCCATCTTTTTAACACCTGAATCTGCTAAAAAAGCAGTCGAAGAGGTTTTGCCTGAGTTTTTTGAAAATGGATACATCAATAACGTTAATTACCAATTTATCCGTAAAGATGGCTCCTTACTCGACATTGAACTTTCTGCTATTTACGTCGAAGAAGATCACGGCGGCCGCTCTTATGCTGTATTGAACGACGTTACGCGTGAACGCCGCTTAGCAGAAAACCTTAAAGAAGAAAAAGACCTGTTGGAGATCACTGTAAATTCAATGGGTGACGGCATGGTCACTACCGACGCTAATGGCTACATCACCTTTTTAAACCCAGTTGCCGAATTACTTACTGGGTTCACTCAGGCCGACGCGGTTGGTGAACCGTTTGAAAACGTCGTACATCTGTTTGATAGCGATACCGGAAAAACCATTGCCAACCCAACACTACTCGCTATCGAGAAAAAAGCACGCATGGGTATACCAGACACCGCGACATTAAAAAGTCGCAGTGGCGATATTTTCAGCGTTCAAGATTCTGTTTCACCGATCATTGACGACAAGGGAGTGGTTCACGGCGCAGTCATGGTGTTCCAAGACGTCTCGGAGACTCGGGCTATCTCTGAGAAGATGTCTTACTTAGCACAACACGACATGCTAACCGACCTGCCGAACCGAGTACTATTTACCGACCGTTTATCGCGCGCCTGCTCACAGTATCAACGCAATGGTGATGGCTTCTCTCTGCTCTTTTTAGATTTAGATAATTTTAAAACTATTAACGACACTCTCGGCCACAGCGTTGGCGATAAAGCACTCAAGCACGTTGCTAATCGTATTAAGAAAAAACTACGCCAGACCGATACCGTATCTCGTATTGGCGGTGATGAATTTTTAATTCTACTGCAAGGCGAAATGAGCCTGTTAGAAACCTCTCGTTTTTGTAACGACCTATTACAAATTATTGGCGAACCGTTAGTACTGCAAGGCCGTAGCCATAGTATTGGAGCCAGCATTGGCGTTGCTTCCTGTCCGAAAGACGGTGAAGACCCAGAGACGCTCATGCGACGCGCCGACTCAGCCATGTACCAAGCCAAAGATACAGGCCGACACCGCTTTACTCTCTATTCAAAAGAGCATGAAGATGCGCTCAATGCGCGTTTAAAAGTAGAAACAGAACTTCGCTACGCGATAGAAAATGAAGAGGTTCGGCTGCACTACCAACCCATTGTTGAGGCCGGTTCATTTACCACTATCTATGCCGAAGGCTTATCTCGCTGGACCAATGCAGAAGGCACCTTTGTACCGCCAGATGTTTTTATCGGTGTTGCTGAAGAAGCGCAGCTGATTCATAAACTAGGCGAGATGACTTTCCGCCAAGCCTGCTCGGTACTGAATTTTTCTCGCACTAAAGGCAATGCGCCCTTTAATAAATTATCGATTAACATCAGCGCCATCGAATTAAGCCGAGCCAATTTCTTTGAAAGTGTGCAACGAATATTAAAAGAGGAACGAGCCAGCGCTGATTGGTTTATTTTTGAAATTACCGAAACCTCATTAATGCAGAACCCTGAGCACTCGCTGCAAACCCTGCATCGATTAAAATCTATTGGTATCTCTATTGCTATTGATGATTTTGGCACCGGCTATTCGAGTCTGAGTTACCTGAAACGATTCCCTGTTGATATTATTAAAATCGATAAAGAATTTATTCGTGACTTTCATATCGATAATCAAGACCGTCACTTTGTCAGCGTAATTGTTCAGCTGGCAAAAATGCTACAAATTAAAGTAGTCGCCGAAGGTGTTGAAAATAGCCATCAAGCAGATGCACTCACCAAGATTGGTTGTGACTATCTACAGGGCTATTACTTTTCTAAAGCTCAGCCGTTTCAATATTTTTATGATCAAATCGACGCCCCTCTTAAATCAAACGTCATTCAATACTCTAAGGCTACGTTCAAATAA
- a CDS encoding SDR family oxidoreductase, producing the protein MTQTQPQTQTTTTTDQPVAIVTGASRGIGAQIAQRLAYDGYRVVINYQANAQAADALVAQIEKQGGKALAIQADISNPEQVDALFAQTKQSFGRIDALINNAGILQVTPMAETSIEQLNRAFAINTQGTFLTMQAAYKEMATGGRIINLSSTTLALNMPGYGLYNGTKAAVEAFTRIFAKEMRGKNITVNAVAPGPVSTELFLNGKSDEQIAQFSKMPPLERLGQPSDIANVISFLCSADAGWINGQIIRANGGIG; encoded by the coding sequence ATGACACAGACTCAACCCCAGACTCAAACCACAACTACAACAGACCAACCGGTTGCCATCGTAACAGGGGCATCACGTGGCATTGGAGCACAAATTGCCCAACGCCTAGCCTACGATGGCTACCGAGTGGTGATTAATTACCAAGCCAATGCTCAGGCCGCCGACGCGCTTGTCGCTCAGATTGAAAAACAAGGCGGTAAAGCACTGGCGATTCAGGCAGACATATCCAACCCTGAGCAAGTTGACGCTCTGTTTGCTCAGACCAAACAAAGCTTTGGCCGCATTGACGCGCTCATCAATAACGCTGGCATTCTGCAAGTCACACCGATGGCCGAAACCAGTATTGAACAGCTGAACCGCGCCTTCGCAATCAATACCCAAGGCACCTTTTTAACTATGCAAGCTGCGTATAAAGAGATGGCAACAGGTGGTCGTATCATCAACCTGTCGAGCACAACCTTAGCGCTGAACATGCCAGGTTACGGACTCTATAACGGCACCAAAGCGGCAGTCGAAGCCTTTACTCGCATCTTTGCTAAAGAGATGCGCGGTAAAAACATTACGGTTAACGCCGTTGCACCGGGGCCGGTCTCGACCGAGCTGTTCTTGAACGGTAAAAGTGATGAGCAAATTGCACAGTTTTCCAAAATGCCACCGCTAGAGCGCTTAGGCCAACCAAGCGATATCGCCAATGTTATTTCCTTCCTTTGCTCTGCAGATGCAGGTTGGATAAACGGCCAAATCATTCGTGCCAACGGCGGGATCGGCTAG
- a CDS encoding LysR family transcriptional regulator encodes MDRFQEMQIFVRIAERNSFTQAAEDLQIPRATVTNTIKRLEARLGSRLLQRTTRQVRMTQEGQYYYRRCLQILAELEDTERTFLEQNPKGLLRVNLQGTLAKHFVVPYLADFVARYPDIQLHIGEDDRLVDLVREGIDCVLRAGTLQDSTLVARPLAQMPQLTVASPDYLAKFGTPNSIEQLSTHQAVGYSSHEFGHQTDLDFVVDNQVVAVNLRADLFVNGADLYTGAAVAGLGIIQVPRYRIEQQLKENRLVELLPSTPPPAMPVSALMTHHKQLSSRTRVFVDWLVERFRSLD; translated from the coding sequence ATGGATCGTTTTCAGGAAATGCAGATATTTGTGCGGATTGCTGAGCGCAATAGCTTTACGCAAGCCGCGGAAGACTTGCAGATACCACGCGCAACGGTGACCAATACGATAAAACGTTTGGAGGCGAGGCTTGGAAGTCGGCTGTTACAAAGAACCACTCGGCAAGTCAGAATGACTCAAGAAGGGCAGTATTATTATCGCCGCTGCCTACAAATTCTTGCCGAGCTTGAAGACACTGAGCGGACTTTTTTAGAGCAGAACCCAAAAGGCTTATTACGTGTTAATTTGCAAGGCACCTTGGCGAAGCATTTTGTTGTGCCTTATTTAGCGGATTTTGTTGCGCGTTACCCAGACATCCAATTGCATATTGGTGAAGATGATCGTCTGGTGGATTTAGTACGTGAGGGGATCGACTGCGTTCTGCGTGCAGGCACACTACAGGATTCTACTTTGGTGGCGCGGCCGCTGGCGCAAATGCCGCAGCTAACCGTCGCCAGCCCAGACTATCTAGCAAAATTTGGAACCCCCAATAGCATTGAGCAATTATCGACGCATCAGGCGGTTGGTTATAGTTCGCATGAATTTGGTCATCAAACCGATCTAGATTTTGTTGTCGATAATCAGGTTGTCGCGGTAAACCTTCGAGCCGATCTTTTTGTCAATGGTGCCGATCTTTACACTGGAGCCGCGGTTGCCGGCTTAGGCATTATTCAGGTGCCTCGCTATCGAATTGAGCAGCAGCTAAAAGAGAATCGTCTCGTAGAACTGCTACCGTCAACTCCGCCGCCGGCCATGCCTGTTTCGGCATTGATGACACATCACAAGCAGTTGTCGTCGCGCACGCGTGTCTTTGTCGACTGGTTGGTTGAGCGTTTTCGCTCGTTAGATTAA
- the thiS gene encoding sulfur carrier protein ThiS has translation MNILLNDEPQTVADNSQLIAALEQLCIETQGVAVAVNNEILPPDTWPDITLKDQDELVVFKLIAGG, from the coding sequence ATGAATATTTTATTGAACGATGAGCCACAAACGGTTGCTGATAATAGCCAACTGATTGCTGCCTTGGAGCAATTGTGTATCGAAACTCAGGGCGTTGCGGTCGCCGTTAATAATGAAATTTTGCCACCCGATACATGGCCCGATATTACCTTGAAAGATCAGGATGAGTTGGTTGTATTTAAATTGATTGCAGGTGGTTGA
- a CDS encoding thiazole synthase has product MKIADKTFNSRLLLGTGKFSSSQVMVEAVKASGSELVTLAMRRVNPNEKTDPIVTPLIEAGIQLLPNTSGARNAEEAVFAAKLAHSATGTRWVKLEIHPDPRYLMPDPIETLKATEQLVELGFHVMPYMHADPVLAKRLEEAGSAAVMPLAAPIGSNKGLLTRDFIQMIVEQANVPVVVDAGIGKPSDAMQAMEMGVDFVLVNTAIASAQNPVAMAACFKQAVITGRQAYEAGLGAQSSNATAVASSPLTDFLGASS; this is encoded by the coding sequence ATGAAAATTGCAGACAAAACATTTAATTCCCGACTGCTGTTGGGCACGGGCAAGTTTTCTTCGAGCCAAGTGATGGTCGAGGCGGTTAAAGCCAGTGGCAGCGAATTAGTTACTTTGGCGATGCGTCGCGTTAACCCGAATGAAAAAACTGATCCGATTGTTACGCCGTTAATCGAAGCTGGCATTCAGCTATTGCCAAATACCAGCGGCGCGCGCAACGCAGAAGAGGCGGTTTTTGCTGCCAAGCTTGCACACTCGGCAACCGGTACACGTTGGGTCAAGTTGGAAATTCACCCTGATCCGCGTTATTTAATGCCAGACCCAATCGAAACGTTAAAGGCCACCGAACAGTTGGTTGAGTTGGGTTTTCACGTCATGCCATACATGCATGCGGATCCAGTATTGGCTAAGCGTTTAGAAGAGGCAGGCAGTGCCGCCGTGATGCCGCTAGCAGCGCCGATTGGTAGTAATAAGGGCTTACTAACACGTGATTTTATTCAGATGATTGTTGAGCAAGCCAACGTGCCGGTGGTGGTCGATGCTGGCATTGGTAAGCCTTCTGATGCCATGCAGGCAATGGAAATGGGAGTCGATTTTGTCTTGGTTAATACCGCCATTGCCAGTGCGCAAAACCCGGTTGCCATGGCGGCCTGTTTTAAGCAGGCGGTGATTACCGGTCGCCAAGCTTACGAGGCTGGCTTGGGTGCGCAATCGAGCAATGCAACTGCTGTCGCTTCCAGCCCGTTGACTGATTTTTTAGGGGCAAGCTCATGA